In the genome of Entelurus aequoreus isolate RoL-2023_Sb linkage group LG08, RoL_Eaeq_v1.1, whole genome shotgun sequence, one region contains:
- the LOC133656424 gene encoding galactosylgalactosylxylosylprotein 3-beta-glucuronosyltransferase 1-like, with translation MRTYVKIPPRCLLTHTLLTLQGGTWPELVAITPALLGRDIVWRPSSALPWPADDGHRSYGDSSSLPFIYAITATYARHSQKAELTRVANTFLNVDNLHWIVVEDSQNRTHLVSRLLRTTGLPYTHLNVPTPTVIKLHGKGTLQKNMALEWLRETFNVNDGHLGVVYFADDDNSYSLKLFDEMRWTRTVSVWPVAFVGQILYESPKVNAMGKVHGWKVAYDPKRPFAIDMAGFAVNLQLILSKPQANFDLRAMGGYEESSILTKLVSLQDLEPKANNCTEVLVWHTRTQSPDLRRLSIHRIWTGKFVSEDLQPLIQVDFITSCSQIGQI, from the exons ATGAGGACTTACGTCAAAATACCGCCGCGCTGCCTCCTCACCCACACTCTCCTGACTCTGCAGGGAGGCACTTGGCCTGAACTGGTGGCCATCACTCCGGCCCTTCTTGGCAGGGACATAGTTTGGCGACCGTCCTCCGCCCTCCCTTGGCCCGCAGATGATG GACACAGAAGCTATGGCGATTCCTCCAGCCTGCCATTCATCTACGCCATCACGGCCACCTACGCCCGACATTCGCAGAAGGCCGAACTGACTCGTGTGGCCAACACTTTTCTCAATGTGGACAACCTGCATTGGATCGTGGTGGAGGACTCGCAAAACAGGACGCATCTGGTCAGTCGTCTCCTTCGGACGACAGGACTCCCCTACACCCACCTCAATGTGCCGACGCCTACAGTAATCAAACTCCACGGAAAGGGGaccttacaaaaaaatatggCCTTGGAGTGGCTGCGGGAGACCTTCAATGTGAACGACGGCCATCTTGGCGTGGTCTACTTTGCAGACGATGACAACAGTTacagcctgaaactgtttgatgAG ATGCGATGGACCAGAACCGTCTCAGTGTGGCCCGTCGCATTCGTGGGACAAATTCTGTACGAGTCCCCCAAAGTAAACGCCATGGGTAAAGTGCACGGCTGGAAGGTTGCATACGACCCGAAGCGACCTTTTGCCATCGACATGGCCGGCTTTGCGGTCAACCTGCAGCTCATCCTGTCAAAGCCTCAGGCTAATTTCGACCTGCGCGCAATGGGAGGATACGAGGAGAGCAGCATACTAACGAAGCTGGTCTCCCTCCAAGACTTGGAGCCCAAAGCGAATAACTGCACCGAG GTCTTAGTGTGGCACACCCGCACACAAAGTCCAGATCTGAGAA GGCTTTCAATCCATCGCATCTGGACTGGAAAGTTTGTCTCAGAAGACCTTCAACCTCTCATACAAgtagacttcatcacttcatgctctcagattggtcagatttag